The stretch of DNA CGACGGATGTGACAGGGGCGGTGGTATTGCCTGAGGGAGTGGAGATGGTAATGCCTGGGGACAACGTGAGCATGGATGTAGAGCTGATAGCGCCGGTGGCGATGGAGGAGCAGCTT from Candidatus Dadabacteria bacterium encodes:
- the tuf gene encoding elongation factor Tu (EF-Tu; promotes GTP-dependent binding of aminoacyl-tRNA to the A-site of ribosomes during protein biosynthesis; when the tRNA anticodon matches the mRNA codon, GTP hydrolysis results; the inactive EF-Tu-GDP leaves the ribosome and release of GDP is promoted by elongation factor Ts; many prokaryotes have two copies of the gene encoding EF-Tu) is translated as TDVTGAVVLPEGVEMVMPGDNVSMDVELIAPVAMEEQLRFAIREGGRTVGAGVVTKIVE